tctttctgcagaattttggagcaaggaaccttgggttttcgagttattttctgagtttgtgcaagctttttgacagtaaataactctaaacaatgttacataacatgtttttaccaagattctatgatcaaaactccttgtttcctaccataaagattgaaaattcaaacttttcatggtggcttttgaagaaagatgaagaagaaggaaatgtctagaagaggaaaggacaagatgagttgttggaaacttcttttagacttacctaggattgtttgagagaagattccttcaaatctctgtccccaagttggtccaaatgtgcaggatttttggctgcatttatagaaaatgacagcctgctggacacggccccgtgtccgctggacacggccccgtgtgcagagaaaattctgacacagtttgtccgtattctgacgtcatgatcagaagggaatcttttgatggacacgggggcgtgttggccgagcacggccccgtgtcgaaaagctgatttatgaagttttgtctttattaaggagctaattcttatcgggtggctcctgacttgttggaacaaccccaaagtgcctaagataccttaattgtcctatactaaggcgagaacgcaagaggttgtcggtgagggtaattcctattttcattctaggtggacaagtccaacccttttccgggctctcgttaaagaaggtgtatgccgaatcgcttaggtctatgtatgcaccgaacgaggtcgatggggagtccttcacggcacaatcggcacagggacgactatcgtccacgtcttgtctaggaagaaaggtattttcgggagccacgaggttgtcagaatgcggttccaacatttcctcatggtcatcgtcttgggatggatctaagaaatccttcctaagttcttttgaccaatttagaagtagttcttctagttgaaatagctcgtcaaggagcatatctcctagaatatccggttgggcgcattcgagggagaaatagtgtttatttttactttcgcccctcttaaggctacaaggaatgggtgggtctatatagtgtggcctataagtgaggaagaaacattttaattcctcgtgttcgcctccacatatttgacaccacaaaccataagagtgccgaaagtaaaaagaatcactattactcatgtttgtatcagaagttaccaaccgccgggatcaaacggttctgttttcagcaactgaatcttgggcacgggggcgtgttgagtggacacggccccgtgttcagcctactgtctgatataaaacaggattgccagttccaatgattgggcacgggggcgtgttcagcaggcacggccccgtgctgagctctgcagaagctgaaaaatctaaaaaaaatcctaaaaaattaaagaaaaataaaaagatgattaggccgttgattcctaactttcttaaaatccttgtgtccccggcaacggcgccaaaaacttgatgtgcgtgaagtgtgttatatttttagatatataattaagccctttttacacttttagccaagttttaaatttataaaacacgatatttactaacactaaacacacatatgggcaagtgcacccatcgtggacgtagtatagtgttggtaagataccgaggtcgtccaaggacacaagagcttttaataccggtttatcctcaacgtctaatcaaatcaaaaagttagaaaaatgttttaaactaagaaaaataaaaactaactaaatgctgaaaaataaaataaaataaaaacagatagacaagatgaatcacttggatccgacacgtgtattagtataacctttgattattttcgcacttttgcacttgtttaagagattatcttagttattgtagtaggcccctcttttgaaggtgacgttaccctcaacccagtagtttgagtcagcaaggatacaatcctaaagggtcggattattgaaagataatgaattaagttattaatgcaaattatggtaggccccgcttttggcggtgacgttaccctcggctaagtagtctgagtcagcagggatacagtcctaaatagccgggttatagtattaatagtagttaacttatgagggggtcaaagagtttggatccccgccatccaatacctatgggcattgaaggagatcctactaaatttgacccaggtcccaagcaggacctctaaacgctgaacaagggcaagacctttaccaaaccgttcccttaacccccgaccaggtagccaacatacctccatatagaccgtggagatatgaatggtgaaaatcttttattttatatagacagtaaaataacgccaagacaccacggacaaacgataaggaaagatcaccttcaacataagtaactagttattaaagtcattaatacaaaaccaaataaaaagtgcaaaagattaaaaataaaaagtattatactaaacacttgtcttcaccaagtgatgtaagagacttaggcaaacatggccttgattgtcaagaactcttacgatcaatcttggatcccgagacgactcacacactctatgatggacaatggatgatggtggtggatgatggtgttatggtggtgatgggtggtggatgaagtgtgagagaggtggtgtgccaagggatgagagagaatgaaaccaagctcctctatttataggctgaacagaacgctggacacggccccgtgttcgctgaacacggccccgtgcccgtctgacattctctctcttcattaattgtaattgcgaattacaattaatgcgcctgctgtactttcaacacgcccccgtgcccgctgggcacggccccgtggtgagcaatggaagcttctactggtttgtcttttctgctgcttcctgggcacgcccccgtgttcgctggacacggggcgtgttcagactctgtttctcttctctttgtcttgggaggtgccgttgagggtccgggcagttcacttttgttccttttcttgtatttatggtagatttagtagtctttttgcttctttttgtgattttgagctcatttcatcctgaaaatacaaaaggaagacaaaaacactctttttccaacattagtacttaaaaagggttagttttatgccttaattgatgtgttttatatgttgcattttacacacatcaaggtgaatagtgttttcagcattttgccaacatattaggacaGAGTTTGCAGTTTTCTCGTGACGCAATGAATGTTTCAATATGGTTTAGCATATTTAACCATGTCGTATGATTTTTAGACTTTGTACGACCTAATCATGCAATAATTGAATCGTAATGAACGTAATTAAACGTTAAATCAAGTgcttaagttgtacggaattaccattatttttgccagttgtcacattctccccccgttagaagaatttcgtcccgaaattcaagtcgTGTTACTAGTTACAGGGGAGTCTTGAAACAGGTGAGGGTACTTGGATTTTAtttgatcctcacgttcccacgtatactcgggtccgTGACGCGAGttccagcgaactttaaccaacttCCTACGACTCCTCCGTGTCTTGTGCactttccagtctgtaacctcaacaggttcctcTGTAAATTGGAGTTTGTCGTTAACGTGTATCTCGTCCGCTGGGATGACGACCATTTCTTGAGTAGGACTTTTCttgagattagacacgtgaaacgtgtcgTGTACACTACTAAGCTCTTCTGGTAGTTTCAATTTGTAAGCAACTGTTCCGATCTTTTCCAGTATTTCGAAAGGTCCAATGTAGCGTGGGTTCAGCTTTCCACGTTTACCAAACCTTACTACGaccttccaaggcgagactttcaacaataccatgtctccgacctcgaaaACTAATGGTTTGCGCCCcttgtctgcgtagctcttttgtctatcgcgagccgccttgatacggtctcgtatttgaatgatcttgtctgtGGTCTCCTGAACTAAGTCCGGACCAATGAGTTGTTTATCCCCGGTCTCTGCCCAACATAGCGGGGatcgacactttcgtccatacaaagcttcaaacGGGGCGGCCCGAATGctagtgtgataactattattgtatgagaactccactaagggcaagtgggtatcccaatttccacccaaatccatcacacaagcGCGTAACATGTcctccaaagtctgtatcgtttgttcactttggccgtccgtttgagggtgaaaggccgtactaagattcagttgtgatccaaaggccttttgaaatgattgccatatccttgacacgaaccgaCCATCTCGGTCCGATATAATAGAAACAGGGACTCCATGTCGTGCCACGATCTCTTTGAGGTATATTTCAGCCAGTTTCTTAGTGCTATCCTTCTCACTGATCGGCAGAAAATGTGCGGACTTTGTAAGTCGatcaacaattacccaaatcatgTCGTGACCTCTTGAGGTTCGGGGTAACTTagtaatgaagtccatcgagatttgttcccatttccattcgggaatttcaggttgttgcagtaatcctgaaggcttttgatattccgccttaaccttggcgcatgtaaGGCATTTTCCGACATAGGTAGCAATGTCACTTTTAAGCTTAGGCCACCAATAAAATccttttaagtcttggtacattttatccgatcccgGATGTATAGAGTACTTTGACTTATGAGCCTCATCCAAAATAATTGCCCGTAGGTCACCGAATAatggaacccaaattcgtcccaTAAAGTACAGTGTTCCATCCTCCTTTGGCACCAATTGTGCCTCCATTCCTCGTAAAAATTCGGCTCGTATATTTTCTGGTTTAAGCGCTTCTTGTTGAGCATTGTGAATCCGAGAGGTGAGATCGGTTTGTATGGTCATCTCTAAGGCCCGCACCCTCAGAGGTTTTGCAcgttccttgcggctcaaggcgtccgccacgacgttcgccttgcccgggtgatactttatctcacagtcataatcgttcaataattcgacccatcgtcgttgccgcatattcaagtccttctgatcaaatatatgttgtaagctcttgtgatctgtaaagattgtacaatgagtaccatataagtagtgacgccagatctttaacgcgaataccaccgcacctaactcaagatcatgcgtggtataatttttctcatgcaccttcaattggcgagacgcgtacgcgatgactttgtcccgttgcatcaacacacaaccgagaccttgatgcgatgcatcacaatagaccattAAGTCATCGGTACCGTCAGGTAAGGATAAAATAGGTGCGTCACAAAGTTTATCTTTCAGTAGCTGAAAAGCCGCCTCTTGTTTCTCTCCCCAGTCAAATTTCTTATCCTTTTGCGTTAGGGAAGTTAGCGGTTGAgcaatttttgagaaattctctataaatcttcggtagtagcctgctaatcccaagaattgtcGTACTTCGGTGGGGGTCTTAGGCGCCTCCCAGTTCTTTATCGCCTCGATCTTAGCCGGATCGACATGAATTCCTTTCTCGTTCACCACGtgtccgagaaattgcacctcacgaatccaaaattcgcatttagaaaacttcgcgtacaaTTATTCCTTCTTTAAAAGCTCCAATATAGCTCTTAGATGTTGTTCGTCAAtaaatacgatcacgaacttgtccaaatacggcttacacacgcggttcatgaggtcgATGAACACCGCTGGCGCATTTGTTAAGCCGaatggcataacgagaaactcgtaatgtccgtaacgAGTTCTAAAAGCCGTCTTGGGGatgctttcttcttgtattctcaactgatggtatcccgatctcaagtcaatcttggagtaataacttgagccttgtagttgatcgaacaagtcgtcgattctcggtagtgggtatcggttcttaatagtaagtttgttcaattcccgataatctatacacatgcgaaagctaccatctttctttttgacaaatagtactggagctccccaaggtgagaaactcggtctaatgaatcctttatctagTAACTCTTGTAGTTGAGTAGATAACTCCTGCATTTCTAACGGAGCTAACCGATATGGTGATTTCGCCACTGGTGCCGCTCCTGGCAACAAATCAATTCGAAATTCCACTTGGCGCTGTGGAGGCAGTCCAggtaagtcttctggaaagacttctggaaattctttcacgacagggatgtcttctagCTTCAGCTCTTTGGTTTCCTTGTCGACTACGTGGGCGAGGAAAGCTATACAGCCTTTTCGGAGACACTTTTGCGCCTTCATACACGTAATGATTCGTAGGGGTGTCTCAAGCTTCTCCCCATGAATTACAAGCGTTTCTTCATTTGGCAGTGGGATGCGGATagttttctcatgacaaactacTTCCGCCCGGTTGtcggacaaccaatccattccgacaacttacgtcaaaactacccaaccCAACGGGTAAAAGGTCGATAGAAAATTTTCGCTCCCCAAGCTCGAGTGTACAACCCTTAATAACCTCATCCGCTTCGAGTAATTTTCCGTTCGCCAATTCTATAGAATACGGGACATCTAGTTTACTCGAATCTAggccaagtatattcttaaattctatagATATGAAACTAAAATctgcgccagtatcaaatagaacggatgcaaagtgttggtttatagggaacgtacccgtaacaaCGTTCGGGTCCTGTCGTGCATCTCGGGCTCCGATCACAAAAGCTCTCCCACGAGCCTGGTTTTCCTTAGGGCAATCCTTCCTATAATGCACGTTATCACCACAGTTGTAGCATCCTTGCCCCTTTCCAGCTCCATTtccgttgccattgttgtttccaTTTCTGTTTCCAGTTCCATTCCCGTTGTCATTTCTACCTTGATTGTTGTTACCATTTCCTCCACAGTTTGTGTTTCCTTTTCCCCTTCCTACCCAGCATGTTTCCTTATAGTGGCCTATTCTACCGCATTTATCACACTTTGCACAACGGCCCTCATGATGATACTTACACTTGTCGCATTTAGGCAGGGTGCCTAAATAGCCTTTACCCCTACTTTCGTTGGTTGCTGTGAAAGCCTTGCCACCTCTTGGTGGGTTTACTTCCCTTCGTTTGTTAATATTGGTGCCGTCGTTGTTGTTCACACGCATACCCTTGTTAGAGTGTGAAAATTTTCGCTTTCCACCACTAGtagactctacgtgagtctccttcttttcTGAACCCTTTGCAGGAGTCTTCTTCATTCTCACTGCCTCCTCAGTGAGGCTCACTGCTAAGGTAACAGCTTGAGTTATGGTGGTAGGTTGTGCCGAGCTGACTAGACTCCTGATCTCAGGGTGAAGACCCCATATGTATCGTTCGACTCTTTTGAATTCCGGAGTGACCATATACGGAATCACTCGTGATAAGTCATGAAATCTCTGGGTGTATCCTGAAACGTCGGCACCTACCATTTCAAGGTGCCAAAATTCTGTCTCCAGCTTTTGCAGCTCAGCTCTAGAACAATACTTTTCTCTCATGCGTTCCTTTAATTCTTCCCAAGTTAGCCCGTAAGCTGCAATGTCTCCTAgagtttgaacctgaaggttccaccaagttagagctTCGTCCACAAATAGCCCTGTAGCGTAAACCACTGTCTGTTCAGGAGTGCATCGGCTCATGCGGATAGTGGACTCAGTTTTCTCTGTCCATCGTACAAATGCCACTGCACCTCCAGTACCATCATAATTGAGAGGCTTGCAGTCGAGAAATTGTTTGTACGTGCACCCTGAAACGTTGAACAGACATATTATATAAACGACAAACCTGAGAACGCACGATTAGAATAGGAGATGTAACATTTAAGTTGTTATAAAAACACTTTCTATTACCATTTGTGGCGTTGCCACCAGATGTGCCTCCCTGACCTTGGCCGCCAGTTCCGCCAGATCCGCCACTGTGTTCATTGCGGTTGGCCTCATATTGGGCGATTGCTTGCGAGATTCGCTCTTCAAGGAGCTGATTCAGTTCTGCCTGTGTAGTAGGCATAGGGTCTGAGGTGTCGCGCCTAAGGTTCCTCCGTTTCGGTGCCATAGTCTTCCACACACAAGTAACGAACGGGTTAGACAAATATTTAATAATGATAAATATTGTCggctaaaaaaaattaaataaataaataaatactaatcatCACACCATCCAACCCAACAATAATCCACAACCAATCAATCACGCATAGAATAAAGCACAATGTGCAAATAAAGAAAATATAATACTgaacttttatatatatacatcGACAACTTGATACATTGTTTTGTGAAGAAAACAAAAGGGCACGAGGCTACATTACCCCGGTcgtgcaagtttatatatatataaaagtggcAAAATATTTTTCTCCACATTGTTCTTCAAGGTCTTCAAGTGTCGTAGCTAGTACATAGTCTTCATATATCCCACAAGAGTGAGTCTTCTAGTCCCAAGCATAAGTGCTTGCAAATAAATACCTTAAGGGTAGGGGGATGGGAGAGGGGTAGAGAAGATTAGACTACGAAGATAGGTACGCTCCTCCCCAAGCTTAAAAACAAATACTGCAAGAAAGGGCACTTGTCTGCTGTTAGAGCGCTAAGACGTGTGCTCTAATGAAGATGTCAAGGTCAACAGGTGAGGTATggtgtggtggtgatgatggtggtagtGGAATAGATGGCGGATGGTAGGCTAGGGGTGATGATGGCATTGCGTCAGCATGACGCTCCATCTCCAGATTCCCCTACAGAGAGTCTCAACCTATAGCTGCAAGGTGGGGATCTCGTCCTCGTCATTAAATAACTCCATAATAAAGGGAGCAACAGTTAAGTGGATCGCAACATTTGGCAATATCGCTACGCGATGATCGCCATCGGAATGGCCAATAATGATGCTTTCGTGGAACAGGAGTGGTGCGGCTAAAACATCGTCCTCCACAGGGACGTCTTCCGCAAAGTGCATGAACTAGTCCAAAGAGGTATCCATAAAGTCAGGGTCGTCGTAACCACCAATACTAGCAGATGAAGCTATAGTACCCAGGCAAAAATAATCCGCACAACATGTATGTATATATCAATAAATAATctcattatttattatatatatatatgtatgtacaaTTATATGTTTGTCAAATATAACCACGTAAGTTGTGTGAGTCGATCTAGTTTATCAAGTCTATCCCACATAGACTAAGCCCCAATTAATGTCGCCTAAACAATGCGAGGAcattatctatttatttatttttgaaataCGTTTTGGGTAGTGGATCTTGTgctttgtgtatgcaatgaaaaccatgCAGTTTGTAAATCCGTTTTCATGAGAGgatcctagtgattgtagactagactcaagaaggaatcctggttcactacaatcgaagctctgataccaacctgtcacacccgtGTCAAAGGCGGAAGCGCGTAGTGTGACTTGATCGGTTTCCACAGCATACGATGTAAGTAAACAAACTATATGATATAAAACAtacacgatgttcatccattccatAATGTAAAGATACAAGTCATAAGTTGTTTTGTAGCAAAAGACGACATAAGTTTATAAGTTTTACAAACAAGACTTgttcaaaataaagtttttgaAATAACGAGGTTTTGCATCCTATGTCTCGTTCGAAGACGGAATATATGGATCAAACCCTCCAAAATACGGATGACATCGTCTTCATAGTAAACTTGAAACTTCATAATTCGTTGCACCAAGATCcacttagttacctgaaatacatgtaagtttgaaaacatcaacaaaagttgagcgagttcatgtgttttaagTTCGTAATCATCAAATGAATttgtaaaacatttgaaagttcaagtATCGAAATCTGGTATGTAAAGCGtaaatgaacatgttgatcattaatgtgtagctaggacattaatatgtgtgccgacataggaagccaccaacccgtaagcgatttagtaccggtccacccggcgagggtaacaaaggaaactccatgtggccacacaaggacccatgagtggggctcgccctgtacccgatagatctaccccctttgttccgtggtcttaaacaagattaatggtgctttaagtatcagcctattcgcacgtgatctactaattcattttgttgcttaaccataccatagtaacatgtatttccccccgagaGTTGTAAAACCAAAaacgtttaaaagaaaagggggacatgaactcacaagtttgcgtccgTATGTATGCTAGCAGTTCGGGTATCCAATTAGCGCGTAATAACCTACAAGTGCTCTAACTCATTAGACACTTGGGTTTATGTTAATTTATGTACACATTGCTCATCTTGAACATTATTGTATATGGAACCCTTGTGTATTTTAAATATGTTGACATTTGTTTCGTATGttcattttattatatatatatacacttctTGAGTTCATAATGTGTTAGAACAGGCATCGCCCTTTGTATGTATCCGTGCTTCGCACGAGTATTTATGGGTATAGCATGTATAGGTCCTTGTGTCGTACAAGTATAAGTGGACCGGGTCCAATAGCGTCTTTGTGCCGTGCACGACGCATGTTTgttgtatgaaatatatattcctcaaaaatatatatctttaagttCGGTGAACGTTGTTCACATGTATACGTATGATCGGtttgttttaggtatatatttgtttcacaaatatatatgtatatgtatatctttttaagatatagttgttaaaaatatttatttttaacattgTATATATGATAATGTACATGTACGGTATTCATTGTGAGTGTACACTTTAACAAGTGTATATGAGTACATCGTTATGTATTCGCGTACTTCATATGTATACGTATACCGTATTCATACGTGTATGTATACCGAATTTAT
Above is a window of Helianthus annuus cultivar XRQ/B chromosome 14, HanXRQr2.0-SUNRISE, whole genome shotgun sequence DNA encoding:
- the LOC110892719 gene encoding uncharacterized protein LOC110892719, whose product is MVLLKVSPWKVVVRFGKRGKLNPRYIGPFEILEKIGTVAYKLKLPEELSSVHDTFHVSNLKKSPTQEMVVIPADEIHVNDKLQFTEEPVEVTDWKVHKTRRSRRKLVKVRWNSRHGPEYTWEREDQIKSKYPHLFQDSPVTSNTT